From a single Lentisphaera profundi genomic region:
- a CDS encoding alanine/glycine:cation symporter family protein, with protein MKQVLFLITTLCLSFTLFSQETPTVEYTLEANVEESQAGKTQDSTSANSSKSEVPQKTDVLAVGKLSTESPKPGALKQVSAKVDGFIEAVTATIFDVLFYDLSFGLAKVELTDKDGDPIYETKMISGVEQKLPKKSSGIPLIVATLMLGGIFFTIRYSFINLRLFKHAIAVVRGKFDRPNEAGDVNHFKALTSALSATVGLGNIAMVAIAVKAGGPGAIFWMILAAFFGMASKFSSCTLAQKYRIVNPDGTFSGGPMYYLELALKDKGVFLKNFGSALAVLYALMIMGGALGGGNMFQGSQTLAAISKDFFNNEISTNMQWGIGVAMAALVALVILGGIKRIGTATEFIVPGMCALYVIVSLVIIGSNPKEIFPAVSSIISMAFSNEAMFGGFIGVLIMGVQRAAFSNEAGLGSASIAHAAAKNEEPVMEGVVAMIGPFIDTIIVCSMTGLVIVITDVCNIHPEFDGSQLTSAAWGTLGGVMPQILTVCIVLFAFSTMVSWCYYGERGWIYLVDRFYKNGAGVSTLVCFRVIFVLCVLVGFVVEPGSVLDFSDAMILGMALPNIIGMVILSGKVRGWAKDYVNKLKSGEIAPTK; from the coding sequence ATGAAACAAGTTCTTTTTTTAATAACGACGCTTTGTTTGTCCTTTACCCTTTTCTCCCAAGAGACGCCTACAGTAGAATATACTCTAGAGGCAAATGTTGAAGAGAGCCAAGCTGGCAAAACGCAAGATTCGACTAGCGCAAATTCATCCAAGTCTGAAGTTCCACAAAAAACAGATGTTTTGGCTGTGGGGAAACTTTCGACAGAAAGTCCTAAGCCTGGTGCATTAAAACAGGTATCAGCCAAAGTGGATGGCTTTATCGAAGCAGTTACAGCAACAATATTTGACGTTTTGTTTTATGACCTTTCTTTTGGTTTAGCTAAGGTGGAGCTTACTGATAAAGACGGGGATCCTATTTATGAAACTAAAATGATTAGCGGTGTAGAACAAAAGCTTCCTAAGAAAAGTTCTGGTATCCCTCTTATTGTAGCTACGCTAATGTTGGGCGGGATATTTTTCACTATCCGTTACAGTTTTATCAATTTACGATTGTTCAAACATGCGATAGCCGTGGTACGAGGTAAGTTTGATCGTCCAAATGAAGCGGGTGATGTTAATCATTTTAAGGCTCTAACTTCTGCGCTTAGTGCAACAGTTGGGCTGGGTAATATTGCAATGGTGGCAATCGCGGTTAAAGCAGGAGGGCCAGGAGCCATTTTTTGGATGATTCTAGCAGCTTTTTTTGGTATGGCATCAAAATTTTCTTCTTGTACTCTTGCTCAAAAATATCGCATTGTTAATCCTGATGGGACATTTTCTGGGGGGCCAATGTATTACTTAGAATTGGCTCTTAAAGATAAAGGCGTATTTTTGAAAAACTTTGGCAGTGCTTTAGCAGTTCTTTATGCGTTGATGATTATGGGGGGTGCGCTTGGAGGAGGCAATATGTTCCAAGGCAGTCAAACATTAGCCGCCATTAGTAAAGATTTTTTTAACAATGAAATCAGTACTAATATGCAGTGGGGCATAGGCGTGGCTATGGCAGCCCTAGTAGCATTGGTGATTTTGGGTGGTATTAAACGTATTGGTACGGCCACTGAGTTTATAGTTCCTGGGATGTGCGCTCTTTACGTCATTGTCTCATTAGTGATAATTGGCTCTAATCCAAAGGAGATTTTTCCTGCAGTAAGTAGCATTATCTCAATGGCGTTTAGTAATGAAGCTATGTTTGGTGGGTTTATTGGTGTCTTAATTATGGGTGTTCAGAGGGCTGCTTTTTCTAATGAAGCGGGTCTTGGCTCTGCGTCAATTGCCCATGCGGCAGCAAAAAATGAAGAGCCAGTAATGGAAGGTGTGGTGGCAATGATCGGGCCCTTTATTGATACAATTATAGTATGTAGTATGACGGGCTTAGTTATCGTCATTACAGATGTTTGTAATATACACCCGGAGTTTGATGGCTCTCAGTTAACTTCAGCAGCTTGGGGTACACTAGGCGGAGTTATGCCTCAGATTCTGACAGTATGTATAGTTCTTTTTGCCTTTTCGACGATGGTATCTTGGTGTTATTATGGTGAACGAGGATGGATTTACTTAGTCGATCGCTTTTATAAAAACGGAGCAGGAGTGAGTACACTTGTATGCTTCAGGGTGATATTTGTTCTTTGCGTACTTGTTGGATTTGTGGTAGAGCCTGGATCGGTATTGGACTTTTCGGATGCGATGATCCTCGGGATGGCATTGCCAAATATTATAGGGATGGTCATTTTGTCGGGTAAAGTACGCGGCTGGGCTAAGGATTATGTTAATAAATTAAAATCGGGCGAAATTGCCCCAACTAAGTAA
- a CDS encoding HAD-IA family hydrolase — protein MFKALFFDMDDTLCDTQGANLKAVNWLINELSSHDHFDHETFVSQYLAAIYRELDEELKQLTSVIDDESDYRHFVFDYFLKKHEIKATDDLMSYVSLFDKKRIEYYDFYLGVTAMLKTLRSQYKIILITNGPAYSQIPKVEQVKMKDYCDHIIIGGLEPEQKPAKSIFDKACSVANCLPNEAIHSGDSLNSDIKGAKAAGIKTFWILPKFTSFSEGNKESDYVSNTILDIDKILESEL, from the coding sequence TTGTTCAAGGCTTTATTTTTTGATATGGATGATACACTCTGTGATACACAGGGTGCCAATCTAAAAGCCGTCAATTGGCTAATTAATGAGCTTTCATCTCATGATCATTTTGATCATGAGACTTTTGTGAGTCAGTACTTAGCGGCTATTTACCGTGAGCTTGATGAAGAGCTTAAGCAATTGACTTCAGTCATTGATGATGAATCCGATTATCGTCATTTTGTTTTTGATTATTTTTTAAAGAAACATGAGATCAAAGCCACTGATGATCTGATGTCTTATGTATCCTTATTTGATAAAAAACGCATTGAATACTATGATTTTTATTTAGGTGTAACCGCAATGTTAAAGACTTTGCGTAGTCAGTACAAAATCATTCTTATTACTAATGGTCCAGCGTACTCACAAATCCCAAAAGTTGAGCAAGTAAAGATGAAAGATTATTGTGACCATATTATTATTGGCGGCCTCGAGCCCGAGCAAAAGCCAGCTAAAAGCATTTTTGATAAAGCTTGTAGCGTAGCCAATTGTTTGCCAAATGAAGCTATTCATTCAGGGGATTCATTAAACTCAGACATAAAGGGTGCGAAGGCAGCTGGAATCAAAACATTTTGGATTCTACCGAAATTTACTAGTTTTTCAGAAGGTAATAAAGAAAGTGATTACGTGTCTAATACCATTTTAGATATTGATAAAATTTTGGAGTCAGAGCTCTAA
- the ruvB gene encoding Holliday junction branch migration DNA helicase RuvB, with the protein MSENFFESTLKKESGESENILRPKYFVDFPGQDQVKERLSIFVEAAKMRDEAMGHFILSGPPGLGKTTLAYIVANERGKGIKTSSGPVLEKPGDLAGLLTSLTDGDILFIDEIHRLPIAIEEYLYSAMEDFFIDIMIDQGVGARSVRLNIPKFTLVGATTRLGLCSAPLRSRCQHVHRLEYYSPEELGRIVKRSSELIKCEMDHQASDEVAGRSRGTPRIANNLLHWVRDYAQVKADGFVTLELANKALNMLNIDSNGLDEMDKKILKTIAFNFECGPVGIKNIAVSVGEEVGTLEEVYEPYLIQEGYLVRTQTGRVISRKTKQMLGVQENQSNEQDLPKL; encoded by the coding sequence ATGTCTGAAAACTTTTTTGAATCAACTCTTAAAAAAGAGAGTGGCGAAAGCGAAAATATTTTGCGTCCCAAGTACTTTGTGGATTTCCCCGGGCAAGATCAAGTAAAAGAACGCTTGTCGATTTTTGTGGAAGCGGCCAAGATGCGCGATGAAGCCATGGGGCACTTTATTTTGAGTGGTCCTCCTGGCTTAGGTAAGACGACTTTAGCCTACATAGTGGCTAATGAACGTGGCAAAGGAATTAAAACTTCTTCCGGCCCAGTCCTAGAAAAACCAGGCGATCTAGCTGGCTTACTCACGAGTTTGACTGATGGAGATATTTTATTTATCGATGAAATTCATCGCCTCCCAATTGCCATTGAAGAATACCTGTACTCGGCAATGGAAGATTTTTTTATCGACATCATGATTGATCAAGGTGTGGGGGCGAGGTCAGTACGACTCAATATTCCTAAATTCACTTTAGTGGGAGCCACAACGCGCTTAGGCTTATGTTCGGCCCCACTTAGATCTAGGTGTCAGCATGTTCATCGCTTGGAGTATTATAGTCCAGAAGAATTAGGTCGCATCGTGAAACGTTCATCTGAACTCATTAAATGCGAAATGGATCATCAAGCGAGTGATGAAGTGGCCGGCCGCAGTCGTGGAACACCGCGTATTGCCAACAACCTCTTACATTGGGTGCGTGATTATGCACAAGTGAAAGCAGATGGCTTTGTGACTTTGGAGCTGGCGAATAAAGCCTTGAATATGTTGAATATTGATAGCAATGGCTTGGATGAAATGGATAAGAAAATTTTGAAAACAATTGCTTTCAATTTCGAATGTGGCCCCGTAGGCATAAAAAATATTGCTGTAAGCGTAGGCGAAGAAGTCGGGACATTAGAAGAAGTCTATGAGCCCTACTTGATTCAAGAAGGATATTTAGTGCGGACACAAACAGGACGAGTTATTTCACGAAAAACTAAACAAATGCTTGGCGTTCAAGAAAACCAAAGCAATGAACAGGATTTACCAAAATTATGA
- the dgt gene encoding dGTP triphosphohydrolase, protein MPNVYDQDLIKSFWPKLMCPVRMKDIAHKREPLPNAYSGARTAFESDHDRILFSTPFRRLIDKTQVFPLEKKYDTIRRRLTHSYEVSSLARSFGNDLVFNSPELFPDAILPQRNIPVVLATIGLVHDMGNPPFGHEGESAIQYWFRRRLEAEPGLFKGFTEQQQQDFLKFEGNAQTVRIVTHLQVLNDLYGLNLTLGTLSALLKYIVPSHKVNKKQDLAKGKFGYFASEKAVIDEIESYTGLHEQRNPLTYIMEACDDIAYSVLDIEDAVKKGVISYADIISFLKSANEEDPDEHVSEVINRTSRDYGNYSDIDDLSYHELNDIAMVKFRVYAINTLMQSARQAFTDNYMAILKGEFKQDLLVVCGAKRLSALLKKFCYRHIYRNRDVLGLELQGFNTITGLLDIFWEAINDCEDKGELASPYSKYVFERISENYRRVFHHAVQQGEFPEAYCRMQLMTDMLSGMTDTYAVTTYEDLLKRKQ, encoded by the coding sequence ATGCCGAACGTTTATGATCAGGACCTAATAAAATCATTCTGGCCAAAGCTTATGTGTCCAGTACGTATGAAAGATATTGCACATAAACGTGAGCCCTTGCCGAATGCTTATTCGGGAGCACGTACAGCATTTGAATCCGATCATGATCGTATTTTATTCTCTACGCCTTTTCGTCGCTTGATAGATAAAACTCAGGTTTTTCCGCTAGAGAAAAAATACGATACTATTCGTCGTCGTTTAACTCATAGTTACGAGGTGAGTAGTCTAGCGAGAAGTTTTGGGAATGATTTGGTATTTAATTCACCGGAGCTTTTTCCGGATGCGATTTTACCACAAAGAAATATACCCGTAGTTTTAGCCACTATTGGCTTAGTACACGATATGGGTAACCCTCCTTTTGGTCATGAAGGGGAAAGTGCGATTCAGTATTGGTTTAGGCGCAGGCTTGAAGCAGAGCCGGGCTTATTTAAGGGTTTTACTGAGCAACAGCAACAAGATTTTTTGAAGTTTGAAGGAAATGCTCAAACAGTAAGGATTGTGACTCATCTTCAGGTGCTTAATGATCTGTATGGCTTAAATTTAACGCTTGGGACTTTATCTGCTTTACTAAAGTATATAGTTCCTTCTCATAAGGTGAATAAAAAGCAAGACTTAGCTAAGGGCAAGTTTGGCTATTTTGCATCTGAAAAAGCTGTCATAGATGAGATAGAATCGTACACGGGTTTACATGAACAAAGAAATCCATTAACTTATATTATGGAAGCCTGCGATGATATTGCTTACTCAGTTTTAGATATCGAAGATGCCGTAAAAAAAGGTGTTATTTCTTATGCAGATATTATTTCATTTCTAAAATCTGCTAATGAAGAGGATCCCGATGAGCATGTATCGGAAGTCATTAATCGTACGTCCAGAGATTATGGGAATTACTCCGATATTGATGATTTATCTTATCATGAACTTAATGATATCGCCATGGTCAAATTTCGAGTCTATGCAATTAATACTTTAATGCAGAGTGCTCGCCAGGCATTTACAGATAATTATATGGCGATTTTGAAGGGTGAGTTTAAGCAGGACTTACTTGTAGTTTGTGGAGCGAAGCGTTTGTCAGCATTATTAAAGAAATTTTGCTATCGCCACATATACCGCAATCGTGATGTCCTAGGGCTAGAGCTTCAAGGCTTTAATACAATTACCGGTCTACTCGATATATTTTGGGAGGCAATTAATGATTGTGAAGACAAGGGTGAGCTAGCGAGTCCTTATTCAAAGTATGTCTTTGAACGAATTTCAGAAAACTATCGTCGCGTTTTTCACCATGCCGTTCAGCAAGGGGAGTTTCCAGAAGCTTATTGTCGTATGCAGTTAATGACCGATATGTTATCGGGTATGACCGATACTTATGCAGTCACAACCTACGAAGATTTACTCAAGAGAAAGCAATAA
- the ruvA gene encoding Holliday junction branch migration protein RuvA — protein sequence MIAHLKGQLVELELSSAVIDVGGVGYYVDIPMSTYDRLPKVGSPVALRIHMVVREDAMSLYGFATDDERSFFKMITSVSGIGPKLALAALSAFPIETFCEAIQEGNVKILSKVSGVGKRMAERMVVELRDKVSALGLTSAMVARIADDDMSAQDKEAFNDAIMALEALGYRPDMIRKTVKSIFDSLTVEQRNSENIIKAALSALNS from the coding sequence ATGATAGCGCATTTAAAAGGGCAGTTAGTTGAGCTCGAATTGAGCAGTGCAGTGATCGATGTAGGTGGAGTCGGGTACTATGTAGATATACCCATGAGCACTTATGATCGCCTGCCAAAAGTAGGCTCACCGGTGGCGTTGCGGATTCATATGGTGGTACGAGAAGACGCCATGAGTCTTTATGGTTTTGCGACAGATGACGAAAGAAGTTTTTTTAAGATGATTACATCAGTGAGTGGCATTGGTCCAAAATTGGCCTTAGCCGCGCTATCAGCCTTTCCGATTGAAACATTTTGTGAAGCGATTCAGGAAGGCAATGTAAAAATCTTGAGTAAGGTTTCAGGTGTCGGGAAAAGAATGGCAGAGCGCATGGTCGTTGAATTGCGAGATAAAGTAAGTGCTTTAGGCCTCACTTCTGCGATGGTCGCAAGGATAGCAGATGACGATATGTCTGCACAAGATAAAGAAGCATTCAATGATGCCATTATGGCTTTAGAAGCTTTGGGTTACCGTCCAGATATGATTAGGAAAACGGTCAAGAGTATCTTTGATTCACTGACTGTGGAGCAACGCAATTCAGAAAATATAATTAAAGCAGCTCTGTCTGCATTGAATAGCTAG
- a CDS encoding YicC/YloC family endoribonuclease: MKSMTGYGRGEASIEDFSIIVELSTVNRKGLDMRVNYPREYLALEGIIRKKIGAVLARGMVTGSLSISLNSGASKAKINKELILSYIDQLKEIHQEIGMDFTPDTVRLMSIPGVLEDSGKSFDEAKLIVCASEALDKALIQLLENRTREGAEMKVDLVKRYELMHDLQQEIESTYPQALEEYRERLSERIKEAALDVDIDENRIAQELIIYSDRSDITEEVVRLQAHLKQFKKLIDKTEPVGREMDFLMQEMGREVNTTGSKSSHASLSALVVRFKAELEKCREQMANVE, translated from the coding sequence ATGAAAAGTATGACGGGTTATGGCCGCGGCGAAGCCAGCATAGAAGATTTTAGTATTATTGTAGAGTTATCTACAGTGAATCGTAAAGGCTTAGATATGCGGGTGAATTACCCACGTGAATATCTAGCTTTAGAAGGCATTATCCGGAAGAAAATTGGTGCAGTATTAGCGCGTGGAATGGTGACTGGCAGCCTCAGTATTTCATTAAATTCCGGCGCATCAAAAGCTAAAATCAATAAAGAATTGATACTTTCGTATATTGATCAACTCAAAGAAATCCATCAAGAAATTGGAATGGACTTCACTCCGGATACAGTGCGCTTAATGAGCATCCCTGGAGTATTGGAAGATAGTGGTAAGTCTTTTGATGAAGCAAAGCTCATTGTATGTGCGAGTGAAGCTTTAGATAAAGCCTTAATTCAATTACTTGAAAATCGCACCAGAGAAGGTGCGGAAATGAAAGTCGATTTGGTGAAGCGCTATGAACTCATGCATGACTTACAGCAAGAAATTGAATCCACTTATCCTCAGGCCTTAGAAGAATATCGCGAACGTCTAAGTGAAAGAATCAAAGAAGCGGCACTCGATGTAGATATCGATGAAAATCGCATTGCTCAAGAACTGATTATTTATAGCGATAGAAGCGATATTACTGAAGAAGTGGTTCGTTTACAGGCTCATTTAAAGCAATTTAAAAAACTTATTGATAAGACTGAGCCGGTGGGCCGTGAAATGGATTTCCTCATGCAAGAAATGGGCAGAGAAGTTAATACGACGGGATCAAAATCGAGTCACGCAAGTTTGTCAGCACTCGTAGTTCGCTTTAAAGCAGAATTAGAAAAGTGTCGTGAGCAGATGGCTAATGTCGAGTAA
- a CDS encoding zinc ribbon domain-containing protein: MEIQCDKCGNQNPLGAIFCRTCGEKLEMKELNPKVSNSATKSKMSSFVLRQLISLIVFILIALIGVGAFLKQDVPSYEDELKKDVVVKKQKYLFNRLNKVSKYMRLKKLSLTEAEAAAVVNYDLKSRWESDEGKAAAVDAIVVPQEFYVKILDSERLKFILRVKLNKGFETDLYSSVTYKIVNDEEAGTAEFVLDGTSQGWVPVPTVASMTIQANFKSMLAESDKPEEMVKQIASIELDPEEGLIVINFVEPPKKKK, translated from the coding sequence ATGGAAATTCAGTGCGATAAGTGTGGCAACCAGAATCCCCTAGGTGCAATTTTCTGCAGAACATGTGGTGAAAAGCTTGAAATGAAAGAATTGAATCCAAAGGTTAGCAATTCAGCAACTAAAAGTAAAATGAGTTCTTTTGTACTAAGGCAACTGATTTCTCTAATCGTTTTTATTCTTATAGCACTCATTGGCGTTGGAGCTTTTCTGAAGCAGGATGTGCCTAGCTATGAAGATGAGCTAAAAAAAGACGTAGTAGTGAAAAAGCAGAAGTACTTATTTAATCGTCTAAATAAGGTGAGTAAATATATGCGTTTGAAGAAACTGAGCCTTACCGAGGCAGAAGCGGCCGCAGTGGTGAATTATGATTTAAAAAGTCGCTGGGAATCAGATGAAGGCAAGGCAGCGGCAGTGGATGCCATTGTCGTTCCTCAAGAGTTTTATGTAAAGATTTTAGATTCAGAGAGACTTAAATTTATTTTGAGAGTGAAACTCAATAAAGGATTTGAAACAGATCTTTATTCATCGGTCACTTATAAAATCGTTAATGATGAAGAAGCTGGTACAGCTGAGTTTGTTCTCGATGGAACAAGTCAAGGTTGGGTGCCAGTGCCCACTGTTGCGAGTATGACAATCCAAGCAAACTTTAAAAGCATGTTAGCGGAATCAGATAAACCAGAAGAGATGGTTAAACAAATTGCAAGTATTGAATTAGATCCTGAAGAAGGCTTAATTGTGATTAATTTCGTAGAGCCACCGAAGAAAAAGAAGTAG
- a CDS encoding mechanosensitive ion channel family protein: protein MNSFLFAAADAVAPTEADAIIGSEPMSESTFPLMEKGFEFLQVYGLPIIHAIIIYFIGVKVVRYATKYICHLMKKSKTDETLVKFASHLINATGVVFVIIGALTKLGMPTTSMVAVVGAAGLAIGLSLQGALSNFAAGILIIMFKPFKVGDLIDAGGTVGTVREIELFTSKLITPDNKTAVIPNSLLTADKIINFTETEDIRVDLTFGCSYGDDNDKVKSVLMNILTSDPRVLTEPAPMVSISGHGDSSINYAVRPWCKAVNYWDVYFDMHEKVKKEFDAQGISIPFPQRDLHIVSGTGKIS, encoded by the coding sequence ATGAACTCATTTTTATTTGCTGCCGCTGATGCTGTAGCTCCAACTGAAGCAGATGCCATCATAGGCAGTGAACCAATGTCTGAATCAACTTTTCCCCTCATGGAAAAAGGTTTCGAATTTTTACAAGTGTATGGTCTCCCCATTATCCATGCCATCATCATTTACTTTATTGGTGTCAAAGTTGTTCGCTATGCAACGAAATATATTTGCCACTTAATGAAAAAAAGTAAAACTGATGAAACATTAGTGAAATTTGCTAGCCACCTCATCAATGCAACAGGAGTCGTCTTTGTCATCATTGGTGCATTAACTAAGCTTGGCATGCCAACCACTTCCATGGTCGCAGTTGTCGGTGCCGCAGGCCTTGCGATTGGCCTCTCTTTACAAGGAGCACTTTCAAATTTTGCTGCGGGTATTTTAATTATTATGTTCAAACCTTTCAAGGTCGGTGATCTTATTGATGCCGGCGGAACCGTCGGCACTGTACGTGAAATAGAACTTTTCACCTCTAAACTCATTACTCCTGATAATAAAACTGCCGTCATTCCTAATTCATTACTCACTGCAGACAAAATTATCAACTTTACCGAAACAGAAGACATCCGTGTTGACTTAACTTTCGGCTGTAGCTATGGCGATGATAATGACAAAGTTAAAAGTGTACTAATGAATATCTTGACCTCTGACCCTAGAGTTCTAACAGAACCTGCACCAATGGTTTCTATTTCAGGTCATGGTGATAGCAGTATTAACTACGCAGTTCGCCCTTGGTGTAAAGCTGTAAATTACTGGGATGTATATTTCGATATGCATGAAAAAGTCAAAAAAGAATTTGATGCTCAAGGTATATCTATACCATTCCCACAAAGAGATCTACACATCGTTTCAGGCACAGGTAAAATTTCTTAA
- a CDS encoding RluA family pseudouridine synthase, whose protein sequence is MSSKVPKTAEEIEEMLRLVRKKITRETEGHEVLDFLCTKFTYRSREVWIESLQDGSSQINGKAIDDHHYILKAGDIVSLDVTNIPEPKIDADFKVIYEDEDMLMVEKTGDLPVHPAGSFFKNTLWYFLVKKYGNVHIMNRLDRETSGLVLVARHSKAASVLGKQFERRQVGKEYDVVVEGNVLWDDYVAKGFMGPAESSLIRKKFSFTEDENWQEHGKFSAHTDFSVLRRSQELSHLHCRLHTGRTHQIRATLLSLGFPLVGDKIYGLDEQFFLSFIDGALSAEDKKRMRVGRQALHCSLMSFVHPMSGEELVFKSSLPKELEELILS, encoded by the coding sequence ATGTCGAGTAAAGTACCCAAGACGGCTGAAGAAATTGAAGAAATGCTTCGACTTGTCCGTAAAAAAATTACTCGAGAAACGGAAGGCCATGAAGTCTTAGATTTTTTGTGTACCAAATTCACCTATCGATCCCGAGAAGTTTGGATTGAGTCCTTACAGGATGGAAGCTCTCAAATCAATGGCAAAGCCATTGACGATCATCATTATATCCTCAAAGCGGGAGATATTGTTTCACTTGATGTGACTAATATTCCGGAGCCCAAAATTGATGCGGATTTCAAGGTTATTTATGAGGATGAAGATATGTTGATGGTGGAAAAAACGGGTGACCTCCCCGTGCATCCTGCCGGGAGCTTCTTCAAAAATACGCTGTGGTATTTCCTTGTGAAAAAGTATGGAAATGTTCATATTATGAATCGTTTGGATCGCGAGACTTCGGGCTTAGTTCTGGTTGCAAGGCATTCTAAAGCGGCATCCGTTTTGGGTAAGCAATTTGAACGCCGCCAAGTTGGGAAAGAATATGATGTCGTAGTGGAAGGCAATGTGCTTTGGGACGATTATGTAGCAAAGGGCTTTATGGGGCCGGCTGAGTCGAGTCTAATTCGCAAGAAATTTTCCTTCACTGAAGACGAAAACTGGCAAGAGCATGGCAAATTCTCTGCGCATACCGATTTCTCTGTTTTGCGAAGATCGCAAGAACTAAGCCATTTACATTGCCGTTTACATACGGGAAGGACACATCAGATTCGTGCCACTTTATTGTCTTTGGGTTTTCCCTTAGTAGGAGATAAAATTTATGGTCTTGATGAACAATTTTTCTTGTCCTTTATTGATGGCGCACTAAGCGCAGAGGACAAAAAGCGTATGCGTGTAGGGCGTCAAGCTTTGCATTGCTCACTGATGTCATTCGTACACCCCATGAGCGGAGAAGAGCTCGTATTTAAAAGTTCTTTGCCTAAAGAATTAGAAGAACTTATATTAAGCTAA
- a CDS encoding DUF6901 family protein yields MEIIFNNEADGEPISWGFDYTHTKSINIQQDGNDSKADWLKLDNHKCANCTLAQGDYPTCPAARALNSYAKNIINKKSIDKATVKVWESSGRYIEFKDRPLQDITGELVRIAVFQSACPVGRQARKIIDFIPPFPTKEEVIHAFTLFFAVQKLQNENRDDKKDADYLNILNDLFTNLSHRVQDFAKGDAGINGVLIYHSLTVLMSLSITKQLEHKLKSFD; encoded by the coding sequence ATGGAAATAATTTTTAATAATGAAGCTGATGGTGAACCCATTAGTTGGGGCTTTGATTATACCCATACCAAAAGTATAAATATCCAGCAAGATGGCAATGACTCAAAGGCTGATTGGTTGAAGCTAGATAATCATAAATGTGCCAACTGTACCCTTGCACAAGGCGATTACCCTACTTGTCCTGCAGCACGAGCACTGAATTCTTATGCCAAAAATATCATCAATAAAAAGTCTATTGATAAAGCCACTGTGAAAGTATGGGAGAGCTCTGGTCGCTATATAGAATTTAAAGATCGACCACTGCAAGATATTACTGGTGAACTTGTACGAATTGCCGTTTTTCAATCTGCCTGCCCCGTTGGCCGCCAAGCAAGAAAAATCATCGATTTCATCCCCCCTTTTCCCACAAAAGAAGAAGTCATTCATGCTTTTACTTTATTTTTTGCGGTACAAAAACTTCAGAATGAGAATCGTGACGACAAAAAGGATGCTGATTACCTCAACATCCTCAATGATTTATTTACTAACCTAAGTCATCGCGTTCAAGACTTTGCCAAAGGTGACGCTGGTATCAATGGCGTACTTATTTATCACTCATTAACAGTGCTGATGTCACTCTCTATCACCAAGCAGTTAGAACATAAACTCAAATCATTCGATTAA
- a CDS encoding DUF6172 family protein encodes MKKTFQLAHPKIKYPRMIEAIKADIRKYLKRNRRKTLPEGFDFWDFDCKFGAIESDAEKVHLTEIDKHINQAEKDELQSFYVEIIGRAAKRQKK; translated from the coding sequence ATGAAAAAAACTTTTCAACTTGCTCACCCAAAAATTAAGTATCCACGCATGATTGAAGCGATTAAAGCTGACATCAGAAAATACCTCAAACGCAATCGCCGTAAGACTTTACCTGAGGGTTTCGACTTCTGGGACTTTGATTGTAAGTTTGGCGCTATCGAAAGTGATGCCGAAAAAGTTCACCTTACAGAAATTGATAAGCATATCAATCAAGCTGAAAAAGATGAACTTCAATCATTCTACGTCGAAATTATTGGCCGCGCTGCCAAGCGTCAAAAAAAGTAG